GGCCGGCCAGCCGCTCGCTCCACGACTCGCGCTCGCCGGCTGCCGTGAGCACGCGAGCCGCCTCGGTGAGTGTGTACGTGCGCTGGAGGTAACTCGGTACGTGGGACAGCACCGCCCCGCGGTGGGCTGTCTCCATCGTCAGGACGAGGTCGACGTCCGACACAACGTCTCTGGACACGCGACGCGCGGCGAAGCCCGCGGCGTCGATGCCCCTCCCCCGCAGAATGCGGGCGCTACCTTCGGCCACCGGCTCCCCCACGAGTGCGGCCGTCCCCGCGCTCGACACCTCGAAGACCCCTGGGCGCACCGAGCCCAGCCCTTCCTGCAGCACGAGCTGGGCGAAGGGGGACCGGCAGATGTTGCCCGTGCAGACGACGAGGAGACGCACACTCATGCCCTCCATCCTCCCGCGAGCCGACGTCGTTGGGCGGGCGGGCACCGCGATCGGTCCACGTCCGCGGCAACTAAGATCCACCGTGGCCAACCCACCAGCGCTCGGAGCACCAGAGATGAGGAATACCGCCCGTGTGGCGCTCACCGGCATCCTCGTGGTGGTCGTCGTCGCCGGGCTGGCTCTGGTCCACCTCCACGACGACCCACCGGTCCGGCACCTGGGCGCGTCGGCGTACGACGACTTCGAGGCGGGCACGCCCGAGAGCCACGGCTGGACCTTCGAGCAGCCA
The genomic region above belongs to Janibacter limosus and contains:
- a CDS encoding low molecular weight phosphatase family protein; translation: MSVRLLVVCTGNICRSPFAQLVLQEGLGSVRPGVFEVSSAGTAALVGEPVAEGSARILRGRGIDAAGFAARRVSRDVVSDVDLVLTMETAHRGAVLSHVPSYLQRTYTLTEAARVLTAAGERESWSERLAGLTTAEERWAALPSHLAQERGRTRVIEGADDIADPYRRPQEAFDRMAAEVDAAVEQIVAFERQFD